Proteins encoded together in one Acholeplasma hippikon window:
- a CDS encoding S1 family peptidase, with amino-acid sequence MKKIILIIAVVFIGLGIFLIEPKEKEVITDPGIEDNSPTANQSVMKLNYKLVRNNEQLEANASAVIISSDDNFYYVVTNYHAINHPDFTAVELKLTDFYGNQYDGEIMVINTSHKLISQFYDLALIKFTKTEVELSPVIIRVSPLNISDLVTSIGYVNDEKKIEMGYFNGLGKFANSQFDIIDHSCEIERGFSGGGLFDRYGKLVGINFGVSSTDQGQFITAYAIPVSCVLEYIQIFNI; translated from the coding sequence ATGAAGAAAATTATCTTAATAATTGCAGTAGTCTTTATTGGACTAGGAATATTCTTAATTGAGCCAAAAGAAAAAGAAGTAATAACTGATCCAGGTATTGAAGATAATTCACCTACTGCTAATCAATCAGTTATGAAATTGAATTATAAATTGGTCAGAAATAATGAACAACTAGAAGCTAATGCTTCAGCAGTTATTATTTCATCCGATGATAATTTCTATTACGTAGTAACAAATTATCATGCGATTAATCATCCTGATTTCACAGCTGTTGAATTAAAATTAACAGACTTTTATGGAAATCAGTATGATGGTGAAATCATGGTAATTAATACTTCACATAAATTGATATCTCAATTTTATGATTTAGCATTAATTAAATTTACTAAAACGGAAGTTGAATTATCACCAGTGATAATTCGGGTTAGCCCCTTAAACATTTCGGATTTAGTAACATCAATAGGCTATGTTAATGATGAGAAAAAGATTGAAATGGGATATTTTAATGGCTTAGGAAAATTTGCTAATTCACAGTTTGATATTATTGACCATTCTTGTGAAATAGAAAGAGGCTTTAGTGGTGGAGGATTATTTGATAGATATGGAAAATTAGTAGGTATTAATTTTGGAGTATCATCAACTGATCAAGGACAATTCATTACAGCATATGCAATACCAGTAAGCTGCGTATTGGAATATATTCAAATATTTAACATTTAA
- a CDS encoding replication initiation factor domain-containing protein, whose protein sequence is MESKNDLKVSWGGSNSPLTCTNHDFFLDNYVHGKEVKIDWFQVTFDFIDVKKNDKFYYELDMNSPLLNELLGLLKRNTNINNLERMPKGQFGYLHGYYVDEFIWLFYGGNQNKREKYPITLTLTGQGCRAFEIMGGNWVKLFQFFRFHGDSFIKVGRLDLAIDDYDGNIITPYQILPYVEQNHVVTQFRTVTLHRGWTLGEASESQGFTLTFGARGSNQLQIYDKRLERDQMDQPDLNTPVWYRYEMRFTDEKALQVMELYTVSVDHDDSQTFMSYAKQLLLTCLDIKEFNPNDDNKRRWNTLPAWKEFTDSLEKIDLRSKNKIDTTIEKKIKWFNSDMATTLLEMYYAYDGDFGNAMYQLMGDSKFKQKHLNRLNAYLRKMGKPEKTLADISFEQNILKEMYVSDGLPQIPYENRTDVCEVLSYVMLTQDINDENKISLSNVNNYFDKYYEDLGRENRRTLELKTKNKDVI, encoded by the coding sequence ATGGAAAGTAAAAATGATTTAAAAGTTTCGTGGGGGGGGTCTAACAGCCCCCTTACCTGTACAAATCATGATTTTTTCTTAGATAACTACGTTCATGGAAAAGAAGTTAAGATTGACTGGTTTCAAGTAACGTTTGATTTCATTGATGTCAAAAAGAACGATAAGTTTTATTATGAGTTGGATATGAATTCACCACTGCTTAATGAATTGTTGGGTTTGTTAAAAAGAAATACAAATATCAATAATTTAGAAAGAATGCCAAAAGGTCAGTTTGGTTACTTGCATGGTTATTATGTAGATGAATTTATTTGGTTATTTTATGGTGGAAATCAAAATAAGCGAGAAAAATATCCAATTACACTTACATTAACTGGTCAGGGTTGTAGAGCTTTTGAAATCATGGGTGGAAATTGGGTCAAACTATTTCAATTCTTTAGATTCCATGGCGATTCATTTATTAAGGTTGGTCGATTAGACTTAGCCATTGATGATTATGATGGAAATATCATCACACCATATCAAATTCTTCCTTATGTAGAACAAAACCATGTTGTAACTCAATTTAGAACAGTTACATTACATAGGGGATGGACATTAGGGGAAGCAAGTGAATCTCAAGGTTTTACATTAACGTTTGGAGCTAGAGGCTCTAATCAACTTCAAATATATGATAAAAGATTAGAACGTGATCAGATGGATCAACCTGATTTAAATACTCCGGTTTGGTATCGTTATGAAATGAGATTTACTGATGAAAAAGCACTACAGGTAATGGAACTTTATACGGTATCAGTTGATCATGATGATTCACAAACATTTATGTCTTATGCAAAACAGCTTTTACTGACTTGTTTAGATATAAAAGAATTCAATCCAAATGATGACAACAAGAGAAGATGGAATACTTTACCGGCATGGAAAGAATTTACGGATAGTTTAGAAAAAATAGATTTAAGAAGTAAAAATAAGATTGATACTACGATTGAGAAAAAAATAAAGTGGTTTAACAGTGATATGGCTACTACGCTATTAGAAATGTACTATGCATATGATGGAGATTTTGGAAATGCAATGTACCAACTAATGGGAGATAGTAAGTTTAAACAAAAACATCTTAATAGATTAAATGCTTATTTAAGAAAGATGGGTAAACCGGAAAAGACACTTGCTGATATTAGTTTTGAACAAAATATTTTAAAAGAAATGTATGTATCGGATGGACTTCCTCAAATACCTTATGAAAATAGAACGGATGTCTGTGAAGTCTTATCATACGTTATGTTAACTCAAGATATAAACGATGAAAATAAAATATCTCTTTCTAATGTAAATAATTATTTTGATAAGTATTATGAGGATTTAGGAAGAGAAAATAGAAGAACATTAGAACTGAAAACTAAAAATAAGGATGTGATCTGA